In Vibrio tritonius, the following are encoded in one genomic region:
- the flgL gene encoding flagellar hook-associated protein FlgL, translated as MLNRIASFHNYQAVQNDLRRQEVKVHHNQAQLASGKKLLSAADNPLATHYIQNVAQQEEQIRQYLDAITLVRNRLEHQEVLVSNAEDYADDATRNVMEMINGSLSPQDRDAHARVLEEMADNFLNLANSQDESGNYIFSGTKPKNQPFFRDNEGNVSYSGDDYQRKMRISNSLEMPFNTPGSKLFMEIDNPFGDYEPDYQLQEGSELLLERAINTNANDDSNYKVTFVDMNNGKFGYQLERDGSVVQASEFDPKEGIKYQTGDNTLTIQVKGQVTAGDEISLTPRKTYSVFDSFQDAIKYSKGSVSDASSTAKLQQASEELHHAFIHLSKSRTDIGARLDTLDIQEEQHQDFKLSLAKSKSEFEDLDYADAVIEFNENSRALEASQKAFGKTKDLTLFNYI; from the coding sequence ATGCTAAATAGAATCGCAAGCTTCCATAACTATCAAGCTGTACAGAATGACCTACGTCGTCAAGAAGTTAAGGTACACCATAACCAAGCACAATTGGCTTCGGGTAAAAAACTGCTCTCAGCAGCAGACAACCCATTGGCGACCCATTACATCCAAAACGTAGCTCAACAAGAAGAGCAGATTCGTCAATATTTGGATGCAATTACTTTGGTTCGTAACCGCTTAGAGCATCAAGAAGTCTTGGTTTCTAATGCGGAAGATTATGCCGATGATGCCACGCGCAACGTCATGGAAATGATTAACGGTTCGTTATCACCCCAAGACCGTGATGCACATGCACGCGTTTTAGAAGAGATGGCAGATAACTTCCTTAACTTAGCCAACTCTCAAGACGAATCAGGCAACTATATTTTTTCGGGTACTAAGCCAAAGAATCAACCGTTTTTCCGTGATAACGAAGGCAACGTAAGTTATTCCGGAGATGACTACCAACGCAAAATGCGCATTTCAAACAGCTTAGAAATGCCGTTTAACACTCCTGGTAGCAAGTTGTTTATGGAGATTGATAACCCCTTTGGTGACTACGAGCCTGACTACCAGTTGCAAGAAGGTTCGGAACTATTGCTGGAAAGAGCAATAAACACCAATGCTAATGATGATTCGAACTACAAAGTGACGTTCGTGGACATGAACAATGGCAAGTTTGGCTATCAATTGGAACGTGATGGCAGTGTGGTGCAAGCCAGTGAATTTGATCCTAAAGAAGGGATTAAATATCAAACAGGTGATAACACGCTGACAATACAAGTGAAAGGGCAGGTGACCGCTGGCGATGAAATTAGCTTAACACCGCGTAAAACCTATAGCGTATTTGATAGCTTCCAAGATGCGATCAAATACTCCAAGGGGTCGGTGTCCGATGCTTCATCAACAGCCAAGTTGCAACAGGCATCAGAAGAGCTGCATCACGCCTTTATTCACTTAAGTAAATCGAGAACCGATATCGGAGCTCGTTTGGATACCTTAGATATCCAAGAAGAACAGCATCAAGATTTTAAACTCAGCTTGGCGAAATCTAAGAGTGAGTTTGAAGATTTGGATTATGCCGATGCCGTGATTGAATTTAATGAAAATTCACGTGCCTTGGAGGCATCACAAAAAGCATTCGGTAAAACCAAGGATTTAACTTTATTTAATTACATCTAA
- a CDS encoding flagellin → MTINVNTNVSAMTAQRYLNKASNELNTSMERLSSGNRINSAKDDAAGLQISNRLSAQSRGLEVAMRNANDGISIAQTAEGAMNESTNILQRMRDLALQSSNGTNSESERKALNEESVALQDELNRIAETTSFGGRKLLNGTFGESAFQIGSSSGEAIIVGLTSIRADDQRMGGVSYKSEQGKDKNWGVPPQARDLKFEYTDGDGKPVTVDINAKPGDDIEELATYINGQTEGVKASVDQDGKLQLFVPESGIRGNLNISGGLASELGLNGGPGLKTTVQDIDISTVGGSQNAVGVLDAALKYVDSQRADLGAKQNRLGHSISNLSNIQENVEASKSRIKDTDFAKETTQLTKAQILQQAGTSILAQAKQLPSAAMQLLQ, encoded by the coding sequence ATGACCATTAACGTAAATACTAACGTATCGGCGATGACGGCCCAACGTTACTTGAATAAAGCGTCAAACGAGTTAAATACCTCAATGGAACGCTTGTCTTCAGGTAATCGCATCAACAGTGCAAAAGATGATGCGGCAGGTCTGCAAATTTCTAACCGTTTGAGCGCTCAGTCTCGTGGTCTAGAAGTCGCTATGCGTAACGCTAACGATGGTATTTCAATCGCACAAACTGCTGAAGGTGCGATGAATGAATCCACTAATATTTTGCAGCGTATGCGCGATTTGGCTCTGCAATCTTCAAACGGTACTAACTCAGAATCAGAACGTAAAGCGCTGAATGAAGAGTCAGTAGCGCTGCAAGACGAGCTAAACCGTATTGCTGAAACCACCTCATTCGGTGGGCGTAAATTGCTTAACGGAACCTTTGGAGAGTCTGCTTTCCAAATCGGTTCAAGCTCTGGTGAGGCGATCATCGTTGGCTTAACGAGCATACGTGCAGATGACCAGCGCATGGGCGGTGTCAGTTATAAATCGGAACAAGGTAAAGACAAAAACTGGGGGGTGCCTCCTCAAGCTCGAGACCTTAAGTTCGAATACACCGATGGCGATGGAAAACCAGTGACTGTCGATATCAATGCCAAACCTGGTGATGATATTGAGGAACTTGCCACTTACATCAACGGTCAAACTGAAGGCGTTAAAGCCTCTGTAGACCAAGACGGTAAGCTGCAGCTATTCGTGCCGGAATCAGGGATCCGTGGAAACCTAAATATTTCTGGTGGCTTAGCGAGTGAGTTAGGACTTAATGGTGGTCCGGGTCTAAAAACAACAGTTCAAGATATTGATATCAGCACCGTCGGTGGTTCACAAAACGCGGTTGGCGTTTTGGATGCTGCACTGAAATATGTCGATTCGCAACGTGCTGATTTGGGTGCGAAGCAGAACCGTCTCGGTCACAGCATTAGTAACTTATCGAATATCCAAGAGAACGTAGAAGCCTCGAAGAGCCGCATCAAAGATACGGACTTTGCGAAAGAAACGACTCAATTGACCAAAGCACAGATTCTGCAACAGGCAGGGACATCAATCCTTGCCCAAGCGAAACAGTTGCCAAGCGCTGCAATGCAACTATTGCAGTAG
- the hemA gene encoding glutamyl-tRNA reductase — protein sequence MSLLAIGINHNTASVELREKVAFGPEKLKDALTQLSTSSHVNGGVILSTCNRTEIYCDVKSASKNKVIEWLSQFHELKLEDIKPSLYVHEEQAAIRHLMRVSCGLDSLVLGEPQILGQVKQAYSDSRENHAVDPALEKLFQKAFSVAKRVRTETDIGGHAVSVAYAACTLAKHIFESLDDATVLLVGAGETIELVATHLAGHNCKRMIVANRTIERAKVLADQFGGEVITLNEIPDYLQYADIVISSTASPLPIIGKGMVETALKKRRYQPMLLVDIAVPRDIEAQVGGLSDVYLYSVDDLQSIVDNNLEQRKVEAVQAEAIVSEESASFMSWMRSLQAVDSIREYRQSSNDIREELLQKSLQALASGGDPEKLLIELSKKLTNKLIHAPTRALQSAAEQGEPAKLAVIRQSLGLDDPQQ from the coding sequence ATGTCTTTGCTTGCTATTGGTATTAACCACAATACAGCGTCGGTTGAATTGCGAGAAAAAGTCGCCTTCGGTCCAGAAAAACTGAAAGATGCTCTAACGCAGTTATCAACCAGCTCCCACGTAAATGGTGGCGTAATTTTGTCTACCTGTAACCGTACGGAGATCTATTGTGATGTTAAATCGGCTAGCAAAAACAAGGTGATTGAGTGGTTGTCGCAATTTCATGAACTGAAATTGGAAGATATTAAGCCCAGCTTATATGTGCATGAAGAACAAGCGGCGATTCGTCATTTAATGCGAGTTTCGTGTGGGTTAGATTCATTGGTATTAGGTGAGCCACAAATTCTTGGGCAAGTGAAGCAGGCGTATTCAGACTCGCGTGAAAACCATGCGGTTGACCCAGCTTTAGAAAAGCTGTTCCAAAAAGCCTTTTCTGTTGCGAAGCGGGTTCGTACCGAGACCGATATTGGTGGTCATGCCGTTTCAGTAGCCTATGCCGCGTGTACGTTAGCGAAACACATTTTCGAATCCCTTGATGATGCTACCGTCTTGTTAGTTGGTGCTGGTGAGACAATTGAGTTAGTGGCCACACATTTGGCGGGGCACAATTGTAAACGTATGATTGTTGCTAACCGAACGATAGAACGAGCCAAAGTATTAGCAGACCAGTTTGGCGGTGAGGTCATTACCTTGAATGAAATTCCCGATTACTTGCAATATGCGGATATTGTGATTAGTTCGACGGCAAGCCCATTGCCGATAATCGGTAAAGGGATGGTTGAAACCGCACTGAAAAAGCGTCGTTACCAACCCATGTTATTGGTCGATATTGCCGTGCCGCGCGATATTGAGGCCCAAGTTGGTGGTTTAAGTGATGTTTACCTTTACTCCGTTGATGATCTGCAATCGATCGTCGATAACAACCTCGAACAGCGTAAAGTGGAAGCGGTACAGGCAGAAGCCATTGTCAGTGAAGAGAGTGCTTCTTTTATGTCATGGATGCGCTCACTGCAAGCGGTTGATAGTATTCGCGAATATCGTCAAAGCTCTAACGATATTCGCGAAGAGCTATTACAGAAAAGTTTGCAAGCGCTGGCATCCGGTGGCGATCCAGAAAAATTGCTCATTGAACTGAGCAAAAAACTGACTAATAAACTGATTCATGCTCCAACTCGTGCTTTACAAAGTGCAGCAGAGCAGGGGGAGCCAGCTAAACTAGCCGTAATCAGACAAAGTTTGGGTCTTGATGACCCTCAACAATAA
- the lolB gene encoding lipoprotein insertase outer membrane protein LolB yields the protein MTLAANRFLILFTLLFVLAGCSTVSNTPITNIDWQAHQARLDKIEQFKISGKLGYISPEKRQSLNFQWQKGPNSSDLRLTSFLGQTVLHLTVTEQGAQVETYDDQIFRAQDAQTLIAQLTGLSIPVAPLEHWILGQPSDADDYILNNNNTLASLVKAIGPQRWLVTYNAYELVEVANEKPLALPTKLKLTQANTKLNIVISKWTLPQ from the coding sequence ATGACATTGGCTGCTAACCGTTTTTTAATATTATTCACCCTGTTATTTGTATTAGCTGGGTGTAGTACCGTATCAAACACACCGATTACAAATATTGATTGGCAAGCTCATCAGGCTAGGCTCGATAAGATCGAACAGTTCAAAATCTCTGGCAAATTGGGTTATATCTCTCCCGAAAAGCGCCAATCACTTAACTTTCAATGGCAAAAAGGTCCTAACAGCTCAGATCTCAGACTAACAAGCTTTTTAGGTCAAACCGTACTTCACCTTACGGTGACAGAGCAAGGCGCTCAGGTAGAGACCTACGACGACCAAATTTTTCGAGCTCAAGACGCGCAAACATTGATAGCCCAACTCACCGGCTTATCAATTCCAGTCGCACCATTAGAGCATTGGATTCTTGGCCAACCTAGCGATGCTGACGATTATATCCTTAATAACAACAATACATTAGCGTCGCTTGTTAAAGCGATTGGCCCACAACGTTGGTTAGTGACTTATAACGCTTATGAGCTGGTTGAAGTGGCAAATGAAAAACCATTGGCTCTACCAACTAAACTCAAGCTAACTCAAGCCAACACCAAACTGAATATTGTGATATCGAAATGGACTCTGCCTCAATGA
- a CDS encoding ribose-phosphate pyrophosphokinase encodes MPDMKLFAGNATPELAQRIAERLYISLGDATVSRFSDGEVAVQINENVRGSDVFIIQSTCAPTNDNLIELVVMIDAMRRASAGRITAVIPYFGYARQDRRVRSARVPITAKVVADFLSNVGVDRVLTIDLHAEQIQGFFDVPVDNIFGTPVLLEDMKERALEDPVVVSPDLGGVVRARATAKAMGDIDIAIVDKRRPRANVSEVMNLIGDVEGRDCIIVDDMIDTGGTLCKAAEALKNRGAKRVFAYATHAVFSGNAAKNIKNSVLDQVIVTDSITLTKEMAATGKVSQLTLSTMLAEAIRRISNEESISAMFNQ; translated from the coding sequence GTGCCTGATATGAAGCTATTTGCTGGTAACGCCACACCTGAACTAGCCCAACGTATTGCTGAACGTCTCTACATTTCCCTTGGTGATGCAACTGTTTCCCGTTTTTCCGACGGTGAAGTTGCAGTACAAATTAACGAAAATGTACGCGGTAGCGATGTATTCATCATCCAATCAACCTGCGCACCAACCAATGACAACCTAATTGAATTGGTGGTAATGATTGACGCGATGCGCCGAGCTTCAGCAGGCCGTATTACTGCTGTGATCCCATACTTTGGTTATGCTCGTCAAGACCGTCGCGTACGTTCTGCTCGTGTGCCAATTACTGCAAAAGTTGTTGCAGATTTCCTTTCTAACGTCGGCGTTGACCGTGTTCTTACTATCGACCTTCATGCTGAACAAATTCAAGGCTTCTTTGATGTTCCAGTGGACAACATTTTTGGTACTCCTGTCCTACTAGAAGACATGAAAGAGCGCGCACTAGAAGATCCAGTTGTGGTATCTCCTGACCTAGGCGGCGTTGTACGTGCTCGTGCAACAGCAAAAGCCATGGGTGACATCGATATCGCTATTGTTGATAAACGTCGCCCTCGCGCTAACGTTTCTGAGGTGATGAACCTTATTGGTGACGTTGAAGGTCGTGACTGCATCATCGTTGATGATATGATCGACACAGGCGGCACACTATGTAAAGCGGCAGAAGCATTAAAGAACCGTGGCGCAAAACGTGTATTTGCTTACGCAACTCACGCAGTTTTCTCAGGCAACGCTGCGAAAAACATCAAAAACTCTGTGTTAGACCAAGTGATCGTCACTGATTCAATCACACTAACCAAAGAGATGGCCGCAACCGGCAAAGTAAGTCAATTAACACTTTCTACTATGCTGGCTGAAGCGATTCGTCGCATCAGTAACGAAGAATCAATCTCAGCAATGTTTAACCAATAA
- a CDS encoding flagellin, with product MAVNVNTNVSAMTAQRYLNSASNAQQASMERLSSGYRINSAKDDAAGLQISNRLNVQSRGLDVAVRNANDGISIAQTAEGAMKETTNILQRMRDLSLQSSNGSNSKSDRQAIQEEVTALNDELNRVAETTSFGGNKLLNGTFQTKAFQIGADNGEAVNLSLKDMRSDNRMMGGTGYVAAEAKGKDWGVKQGSNDLSITLKDKSTGQDQTINIKAKEGDDIEELATYINGQTDMVKASVDEDGKLQMFTDNNKVDGPVTFGGSLAGELNMGPGKAETVNDIDVTSVGGAQQAVAVVDSALKFVDSHRAELGAFQNRFGHAISNLENINENVNASKSRIKDTDFAKETTALTKSQILSQASSSVLAQAKQAPQAALALLG from the coding sequence ATGGCGGTTAATGTTAATACCAACGTGTCAGCGATGACTGCACAACGTTACCTGAACAGCGCAAGTAATGCTCAACAAGCATCTATGGAGCGTTTGTCTTCAGGTTACAGAATCAACAGCGCTAAAGATGATGCGGCTGGTCTTCAAATCTCTAACCGATTGAATGTCCAAAGCCGTGGTCTTGATGTTGCTGTACGTAACGCAAATGATGGTATCTCCATTGCGCAGACTGCTGAAGGCGCAATGAAAGAAACAACCAACATTCTTCAACGTATGCGTGACTTGTCCCTACAATCGTCTAACGGTTCAAACTCTAAGTCTGACCGTCAAGCGATTCAGGAAGAAGTAACGGCTTTGAATGACGAATTGAACCGTGTAGCGGAAACCACTTCATTTGGTGGTAACAAGCTACTTAACGGTACGTTCCAAACTAAAGCGTTTCAAATCGGCGCAGATAACGGCGAAGCTGTTAACCTAAGCCTTAAAGATATGCGTAGCGACAACAGAATGATGGGTGGTACCGGATATGTTGCAGCTGAAGCAAAAGGTAAAGATTGGGGCGTAAAACAAGGCTCTAACGATCTAAGTATTACCTTAAAAGATAAATCAACAGGTCAAGACCAAACGATCAACATCAAAGCAAAAGAAGGCGATGATATTGAAGAGTTGGCTACTTACATCAACGGCCAAACCGATATGGTGAAAGCGTCTGTTGATGAAGACGGTAAACTGCAAATGTTTACTGACAACAACAAAGTCGATGGTCCTGTCACATTCGGTGGTAGCCTTGCTGGTGAACTGAATATGGGTCCTGGTAAAGCTGAAACAGTTAATGACATCGACGTTACTTCGGTTGGTGGTGCTCAACAAGCTGTTGCAGTTGTCGACTCAGCGTTGAAATTTGTTGATAGTCACCGTGCGGAACTTGGTGCATTCCAAAACCGTTTCGGTCACGCGATCAGTAACTTAGAAAACATTAACGAAAATGTGAATGCTTCTAAGAGCCGTATCAAAGATACAGACTTTGCGAAAGAGACTACCGCTCTTACGAAATCGCAAATTCTATCTCAAGCTTCAAGCTCTGTTTTGGCGCAAGCTAAACAGGCTCCTCAAGCAGCGTTGGCTCTACTGGGTTAA
- the pth gene encoding aminoacyl-tRNA hydrolase, whose protein sequence is MSQPIKLLVGLGNPGAEYERTRHNAGAWVVEELARMNNVVLKNEPKFFGLTARIMKDGEDLRLLIPTTYMNLSGKAIAALAKFYQIAPEEIMVAHDELDLPPGVAKFKKGGGHGGHNGLKDTISKLGNNKEFYRLRIGIGHPGHKDKVAGYVLGKAPAKEQECLNAVVDESVRCLDILLKDGLTKAQNRLHTFKAE, encoded by the coding sequence TTGAGTCAACCAATAAAATTGCTCGTCGGATTAGGCAATCCGGGAGCGGAATATGAGCGTACTCGCCATAACGCTGGCGCTTGGGTTGTTGAAGAACTGGCCCGCATGAACAACGTTGTACTTAAGAATGAACCTAAATTCTTTGGTTTGACGGCACGTATCATGAAAGATGGTGAAGATTTGCGTTTGCTTATTCCGACAACCTATATGAATCTATCTGGTAAGGCGATTGCAGCCCTAGCGAAGTTTTACCAGATCGCTCCTGAAGAAATCATGGTCGCCCATGATGAACTGGATCTTCCACCGGGAGTGGCTAAATTCAAGAAAGGGGGCGGTCATGGTGGCCATAACGGCTTAAAAGACACCATTTCCAAACTCGGTAACAACAAAGAATTTTACCGTCTGCGGATTGGCATTGGCCATCCTGGACATAAAGATAAAGTAGCTGGCTATGTGTTAGGCAAAGCTCCTGCTAAAGAGCAAGAGTGTTTAAATGCCGTGGTAGACGAATCCGTTCGTTGCCTAGACATTTTGCTGAAAGATGGTCTAACAAAAGCACAAAACCGCTTACACACGTTCAAAGCTGAATAA
- the ychF gene encoding redox-regulated ATPase YchF has protein sequence MGFKCGIVGLPNVGKSTLFNALTKAGIEAANFPFCTIEPNTGVVPVPDLRLDALSEIVNPERVLPTTMEFVDIAGLVAGASKGEGLGNKFLANIRETDAIGHVVRCFENENIVHVAGKVSPIEDIEVINLELALADLDSCERAIQRQAKRAKGGDKDAKFELTVLEKLLPVLTEGGSARSVELSKEETAAVGYLNFLTLKPTMYIANVNEDGFEDNAYLDAVREHAAKENAVVVAVCAAIEAEMAELEDDERDEFLADLGIEEPGLNRVIRSGYELLDLQTYFTAGVKEVRAWTIPVGATAPQAAGKIHTDFERGFIRAEVVGYDDFIQFRGESGAKEAGKWRLEGKDYIVKDGDVVHFRFNV, from the coding sequence ATGGGTTTTAAATGTGGCATTGTGGGTTTACCAAACGTAGGTAAATCGACTCTTTTTAATGCACTTACCAAAGCAGGTATCGAAGCGGCTAACTTCCCGTTTTGTACTATTGAGCCAAACACAGGTGTTGTACCTGTGCCAGATTTGCGTCTTGATGCGCTATCTGAAATCGTAAATCCAGAGCGTGTTCTGCCAACCACTATGGAATTTGTGGACATTGCAGGCCTAGTTGCTGGCGCCTCTAAAGGTGAAGGCTTAGGTAATAAATTCCTAGCTAACATCCGTGAAACTGATGCGATCGGTCACGTTGTTCGTTGTTTCGAAAACGAAAACATCGTTCACGTAGCAGGTAAAGTGTCACCGATTGAAGATATTGAAGTCATCAACTTGGAACTCGCTCTAGCAGATTTAGACAGTTGCGAACGCGCCATTCAACGCCAAGCGAAACGCGCTAAAGGCGGCGACAAAGACGCAAAATTTGAACTGACTGTGCTAGAAAAACTGCTACCAGTTCTGACCGAAGGTGGCTCAGCTCGTTCAGTTGAACTTAGTAAAGAAGAAACCGCAGCTGTCGGTTATCTCAACTTCTTAACCCTCAAACCAACTATGTACATTGCGAATGTCAATGAAGATGGTTTTGAAGATAATGCCTATCTTGATGCTGTTCGTGAACATGCCGCTAAAGAAAATGCTGTAGTTGTAGCTGTTTGTGCGGCAATTGAAGCAGAAATGGCAGAACTTGAAGATGACGAGCGCGATGAGTTCCTTGCAGATCTTGGTATCGAAGAACCAGGCCTTAACCGAGTGATTCGCTCAGGTTATGAACTTCTCGACTTACAAACTTACTTCACTGCGGGTGTGAAAGAAGTTCGCGCATGGACTATCCCTGTCGGTGCAACAGCGCCACAAGCTGCGGGTAAAATCCATACCGACTTTGAGCGCGGCTTTATTCGTGCAGAAGTTGTCGGTTACGACGATTTCATCCAGTTCCGCGGAGAAAGCGGTGCCAAAGAAGCGGGTAAATGGCGTCTAGAAGGAAAAGATTACATCGTAAAAGATGGCGATGTAGTGCATTTCCGTTTCAATGTGTAG
- the prfA gene encoding peptide chain release factor 1, translated as MKASILVKLETLVERYEEVQHLLGDPGVIGDQDKFRALSKEYSQLEEITKCFQAYKQAQEDLAAAQEMAKEDDAEMREMAEEEVAAASASIEQLAAELEILLLPKDPNDDRNCFLEIRAGAGGDEAGIFAGDLFRMYSRFAEKKGWKIEVMSSNEAEHGGYKEMIAKVNGEGAYGVLKFESGGHRVQRVPETESQGRVHTSACTVAVMPEIPEAEIPEIRTGDLRIDTFRSSGAGGQHVNTTDSAIRITHLPTGIVVECQDERSQHKNKAKAMSVLAARIAQAEEAKRAAEISDTRRNLLGSGDRSDRIRTYNYPQGRVSDHRINLTVYRLSEVMEGDMQTLIDPVIQEHQADQLAALAEQN; from the coding sequence ATGAAAGCGTCGATTTTAGTAAAGCTTGAAACCTTAGTTGAACGTTATGAAGAAGTTCAACACCTTCTTGGTGACCCAGGAGTGATTGGCGATCAAGATAAATTCCGTGCTCTGTCAAAAGAGTATTCGCAGTTGGAAGAGATTACCAAGTGTTTTCAAGCTTACAAACAAGCTCAAGAAGACTTAGCTGCAGCACAAGAGATGGCGAAAGAAGATGACGCAGAAATGCGTGAAATGGCCGAAGAAGAAGTGGCTGCTGCGAGTGCATCGATTGAACAACTGGCAGCTGAATTAGAAATTCTACTACTGCCTAAAGATCCAAATGACGACCGTAACTGTTTCCTCGAAATCCGTGCGGGTGCTGGCGGCGATGAAGCGGGTATCTTTGCTGGTGATTTGTTCCGCATGTACAGCCGTTTTGCTGAGAAGAAAGGTTGGAAGATTGAAGTGATGTCTTCCAACGAAGCTGAGCACGGCGGTTACAAAGAGATGATCGCGAAAGTGAATGGTGAAGGTGCTTACGGCGTTCTAAAATTCGAATCAGGTGGTCACCGCGTACAACGAGTGCCTGAAACCGAATCGCAAGGACGTGTTCATACCTCTGCATGTACTGTCGCTGTTATGCCAGAAATTCCTGAAGCTGAGATTCCAGAAATTCGTACCGGTGATTTGCGTATTGATACCTTCCGTTCCTCTGGTGCGGGTGGTCAGCACGTAAACACCACCGACTCAGCTATTCGTATTACTCACTTACCAACGGGTATTGTGGTGGAATGTCAGGACGAGCGTTCACAACATAAGAACAAAGCTAAAGCGATGTCTGTGCTTGCTGCACGTATTGCCCAAGCTGAAGAAGCGAAGCGTGCGGCAGAAATTTCAGACACGCGCCGTAACCTACTTGGTTCGGGGGATCGTAGTGACCGTATCCGTACCTATAACTACCCGCAAGGCCGTGTGTCAGATCACCGCATTAACTTAACGGTTTACCGTTTAAGTGAAGTGATGGAAGGAGACATGCAAACGCTTATCGATCCTGTGATCCAAGAGCACCAAGCGGATCAATTGGCGGCTTTAGCTGAGCAAAACTAA
- the ispE gene encoding 4-(cytidine 5'-diphospho)-2-C-methyl-D-erythritol kinase has translation MITTETHWPSPAKLNLFLYINGQQANGYHELQTLFQFLDHGDELSIQANDSGEITLTPAIEGVALEDNLIWKAARLLQEKSGCRLGAAIKLTKVLPMGGGIGGGSSNAATTLVALNHLWQTNLNDDELAQLGLSLGADVPVFVRGFAAFAEGVGEQLTQVTPEEKWYLVIRPNVSIATKEIFTHPDLTRDTPKRDLATLLATQYENDCEKIVRLLYPEVDKKLSWLLQYAPSRLTGTGSCVFAEFSSKQEANAVLAELVDNVSAFVAQGRNISPLKETLAVYKAAQTLSI, from the coding sequence ATGATTACCACCGAAACGCATTGGCCTTCACCAGCGAAATTAAATCTGTTCTTGTACATCAATGGACAACAAGCTAACGGTTACCATGAGTTACAAACCCTGTTCCAGTTCTTAGATCATGGTGATGAGCTGAGTATCCAAGCCAATGACAGCGGAGAAATCACCCTAACTCCTGCCATCGAAGGCGTTGCATTAGAAGACAATTTGATTTGGAAAGCCGCTCGTTTACTGCAAGAAAAAAGCGGTTGTCGTTTGGGCGCTGCGATAAAACTTACCAAGGTGTTGCCGATGGGCGGCGGTATTGGGGGCGGCTCTTCAAATGCCGCGACCACTCTGGTTGCCCTCAATCATCTGTGGCAAACCAATTTAAACGATGACGAACTGGCCCAATTAGGTTTATCTCTAGGGGCTGATGTGCCGGTTTTCGTGCGTGGCTTTGCTGCATTTGCCGAAGGGGTTGGTGAACAATTAACCCAAGTAACACCAGAAGAGAAGTGGTACTTAGTGATCAGACCCAATGTCTCGATTGCAACAAAGGAAATTTTCACTCATCCAGATTTAACCCGAGACACGCCAAAGCGAGATTTAGCAACACTTCTTGCCACTCAGTACGAAAACGATTGCGAAAAAATTGTCCGTTTACTGTACCCAGAGGTTGATAAGAAACTTTCATGGCTGCTACAATACGCGCCGTCAAGATTGACCGGGACGGGATCTTGCGTTTTTGCCGAGTTTTCCAGTAAGCAAGAAGCAAATGCTGTCCTTGCCGAACTTGTTGATAATGTCTCAGCGTTTGTCGCCCAAGGGCGCAATATTTCCCCGCTAAAAGAGACATTGGCTGTGTATAAAGCAGCCCAGACCCTTTCTATTTAA